One genomic segment of Methanobacterium spitsbergense includes these proteins:
- a CDS encoding RNase J family beta-CASP ribonuclease: MSVEVIAVGGYEEVGKNMSAIKVGEDVVIFDMGIHLDRIHIHEDTDIARMHSLDLIERGIIPDDTLMKDVDGKVRAIVFTHGHLDHIGAVAKLAHRYEAPLIATPYTMALIEKTIKGERKFKVTNPLQVLNSGEKIQISPDITLEFVRTTHSIPQTVTPALHTSEGIIVYSNDFKFDNHQTLSPPPDYQRFRELGRKGVLALIVDTTRAAEDDQLKTHSEKIARLVLKDIMEEPLKEDTGMLITTFSSHIERIQAICNIADESNRKILLLGRSMERYCTMAETMGILKLPETASVYGSPKAVNRALARADENRSEYVLVATGHQGEPDALLPRIANGKTMFNVRPGDNVVISASVIPNPMNIANRNLMERRLKSSGARIFTNAHVSGHAGKEDHRDFIRMLDPKHLIPSHGNLNMLAAYTELAEEEGYKLGNDIHILRNGQAQVFNGGV, encoded by the coding sequence TAGAATTCATATCCATGAAGACACAGATATAGCAAGAATGCACAGTTTGGACCTTATTGAAAGGGGAATCATACCAGACGACACACTTATGAAGGATGTAGATGGAAAGGTAAGGGCAATAGTATTTACACATGGACATTTGGACCATATAGGAGCAGTTGCAAAACTAGCACACAGATATGAAGCTCCATTAATAGCCACACCATACACAATGGCATTAATCGAGAAAACCATAAAGGGAGAAAGGAAGTTCAAAGTCACAAATCCACTTCAAGTATTAAATTCAGGAGAAAAAATTCAAATATCTCCAGACATAACACTGGAATTTGTACGCACAACCCACAGTATACCGCAGACAGTTACACCTGCACTACACACATCAGAGGGTATAATTGTATATTCAAACGATTTTAAATTTGACAACCACCAGACACTTTCACCACCACCAGACTATCAGAGATTCAGAGAACTGGGGCGAAAAGGAGTTTTAGCACTTATAGTTGACACGACTCGAGCAGCTGAAGATGATCAATTGAAAACTCACTCAGAGAAAATTGCAAGACTGGTGCTCAAGGATATAATGGAAGAACCATTAAAAGAAGATACTGGAATGCTTATAACAACCTTTTCATCACATATTGAGAGGATTCAGGCAATCTGTAATATTGCAGATGAGAGTAACCGTAAAATCCTACTTTTAGGAAGGTCAATGGAACGTTATTGTACAATGGCAGAAACAATGGGAATACTTAAACTTCCAGAAACTGCAAGTGTTTATGGAAGTCCAAAGGCGGTAAACAGAGCTCTTGCAAGGGCAGATGAAAACAGATCCGAATATGTACTTGTTGCAACAGGACACCAGGGAGAACCAGATGCACTCCTTCCAAGGATAGCAAATGGTAAAACCATGTTCAATGTAAGGCCCGGAGACAATGTTGTTATATCTGCATCTGTAATACCCAACCCCATGAACATAGCCAACCGTAACCTAATGGAAAGAAGACTTAAATCAAGTGGTGCAAGAATATTTACCAATGCACATGTTTCTGGTCATGCAGGCAAAGAAGACCATCGTGATTTCATAAGAATGCTCGACCCTAAACATCTAATACCATCACATGGTAATTTGAATATGTTGGCTGCATACACAGAACTTGCAGAGGAAGAAGGTTACAAATTAGGTAATGATATTCATATATTACGTAATGGACAGGCACAGGTGTTTAATGGAGGAGTTTGA
- the idsA gene encoding short chain isoprenyl diphosphate synthase IdsA, which produces MEVVDILKKYSKSIDEEIKNSLISVDPDELQKSTLHLIEAGGKKIRPSLVVLSSEAVGGHAEEALKTAAAVELIHTFSLIHDDIMDKDDKRRGRPSVHVMWGEPMAILAGDTLFSKAFETVLQTEVDGVSYERVIEALKTVVDSCIKICEGQASDMCFEGNFDVSEDEYMNMIYKKTGALISAATRSGAIIGGGSPVQVETLTEYGRLIGLAFQIQDDYLDVISDEENLGKPVGSDIIEGKMTLMVVHTLSNASNKDKEELVSILKADKDTNVARAMELFEKYGSINYTHDIAHEHVENAKKLLETLEESEATFALAKIADYVLQRNK; this is translated from the coding sequence ATGGAAGTAGTTGACATTTTAAAGAAATATTCAAAAAGCATAGATGAAGAGATAAAAAATTCACTTATCTCAGTTGACCCTGATGAACTTCAAAAATCAACACTACATCTTATAGAAGCTGGTGGAAAGAAAATCCGCCCTTCCCTTGTTGTATTAAGTTCAGAAGCAGTTGGTGGACATGCAGAAGAAGCACTTAAAACCGCTGCTGCTGTGGAACTTATACATACTTTTTCATTGATACACGACGATATAATGGACAAAGATGATAAGAGAAGGGGAAGACCAAGTGTACATGTAATGTGGGGAGAGCCAATGGCAATACTCGCAGGTGATACGCTATTCTCAAAAGCTTTTGAAACTGTTCTACAAACAGAAGTAGATGGTGTTTCATACGAACGTGTTATAGAAGCCCTTAAAACAGTTGTTGATTCATGTATCAAAATATGTGAAGGACAGGCATCTGACATGTGCTTTGAGGGAAACTTCGATGTCAGTGAAGATGAATATATGAACATGATCTACAAGAAAACAGGGGCTCTTATTTCAGCTGCAACACGATCAGGTGCAATAATTGGTGGAGGATCACCAGTTCAAGTTGAAACTCTAACAGAATATGGTAGGCTTATTGGACTCGCATTCCAGATACAGGATGATTACCTTGATGTTATAAGCGATGAAGAAAATCTTGGAAAGCCTGTTGGAAGTGACATTATCGAAGGAAAAATGACCTTAATGGTTGTACACACACTTTCAAATGCCTCAAATAAGGATAAAGAGGAGTTAGTGTCCATATTAAAGGCAGATAAAGATACAAATGTGGCAAGAGCAATGGAACTTTTTGAGAAATATGGTTCAATAAACTACACTCATGACATTGCACATGAACATGTTGAAAATGCTAAAAAATTACTGGAAACACTGGAAGAATCAGAAGCAACATTTGCGCTTGCAAAGATTGCAGACTATGTTCTACAGAGAAACAAATAA
- a CDS encoding glutamate--tRNA ligase has product MSNLEEIVYKHALINAVKHKGKASNGAIMGSVMATHAELRSEAKKIAQIASQIVTKVNSMDPELQKSELDKLGGMKEKKPVEEKGLVDLPDVKGEVVLRFAPNPSGPLHIGHARAAVLNKEYVKRYGGKLILRIEDTDPRRVDPNAYQMMEEDLKWLGVEWQEKYVQSSRIEIYYEYAEKLIEMGKAYMCTCKGGDFKILKDESKPCPCRELPVEHSMKLWKQMETMGEGEAVLRVKTDIQHKNPAIRDWVAMRVVDEKHPLTGNKYKIYPMMNFSVAVDDHLMGVTHVLRGKDHLANSEKQRYLYNHFGWKVPVFIHYGRLKMEDVALSTSKARQGIEDGLYTGWDDPRLGTIRAIARRGIKQEAITELMMEIGPKISDATVSWKKVYGLNRTILEETSNRYFYVPNPTKIKIENLPESEIGIIKRPLHPDYPERGSREIPFRPELYITTEDLKKTQDGRILRLIDTVNVSFNKGTTSYHSNDLEEARKAKAMIIQWVPVEGSIKAEVVMPDATVTTGFVEPSAVNVKVDDVVQFERFGFARVDKVTDKEIQFYFAHK; this is encoded by the coding sequence ATGAGTAACCTTGAAGAAATTGTTTACAAACATGCACTGATAAACGCAGTGAAACATAAGGGTAAAGCAAGTAATGGTGCTATTATGGGTTCTGTAATGGCAACACATGCCGAACTAAGAAGTGAAGCCAAAAAAATTGCACAAATTGCATCCCAAATTGTTACAAAGGTAAATTCAATGGATCCTGAACTTCAGAAATCAGAACTGGACAAACTCGGCGGAATGAAAGAGAAGAAACCTGTAGAGGAGAAAGGACTTGTTGATCTTCCAGATGTTAAAGGGGAAGTTGTGCTACGTTTTGCTCCAAATCCATCGGGTCCCCTACATATCGGACATGCAAGGGCGGCAGTGTTGAACAAAGAATATGTTAAACGTTATGGAGGTAAGCTAATTCTTAGGATTGAAGACACAGACCCTCGAAGGGTTGACCCTAACGCTTACCAAATGATGGAGGAAGATCTAAAGTGGTTGGGTGTGGAATGGCAGGAAAAATATGTACAGAGTAGCAGGATAGAAATATACTATGAATACGCTGAAAAACTCATAGAAATGGGAAAGGCCTACATGTGTACATGTAAGGGAGGAGACTTTAAAATACTTAAAGATGAATCAAAACCATGTCCTTGCCGCGAACTACCAGTAGAACACAGTATGAAACTGTGGAAACAAATGGAAACCATGGGTGAAGGAGAAGCAGTACTCCGAGTAAAAACAGATATTCAACATAAAAATCCTGCCATAAGAGACTGGGTAGCAATGAGAGTTGTAGATGAAAAACATCCCCTAACAGGAAATAAATATAAAATTTATCCAATGATGAATTTCTCTGTAGCTGTTGATGACCATTTAATGGGTGTTACACATGTACTAAGAGGAAAAGATCACCTTGCAAACAGTGAAAAACAAAGATATCTCTACAACCACTTTGGATGGAAGGTACCAGTTTTCATACACTATGGACGACTTAAAATGGAAGATGTAGCATTGAGCACATCCAAAGCAAGGCAGGGAATTGAAGACGGATTGTATACAGGGTGGGATGATCCAAGATTAGGAACTATACGTGCAATTGCACGTAGGGGAATAAAACAGGAAGCAATAACTGAATTAATGATGGAGATCGGACCCAAAATATCAGATGCAACAGTAAGCTGGAAGAAAGTATATGGACTGAACCGTACAATACTCGAAGAAACATCAAACAGGTACTTCTATGTCCCTAATCCCACAAAGATAAAAATAGAAAACCTTCCAGAATCTGAAATTGGAATAATAAAAAGGCCATTACACCCAGACTATCCTGAAAGGGGCAGTCGTGAAATTCCATTTAGACCAGAACTTTATATCACTACAGAAGATCTTAAAAAAACTCAGGATGGAAGAATATTAAGACTTATTGATACAGTAAACGTGAGTTTTAATAAAGGAACAACTTCTTATCACAGCAATGACCTTGAAGAGGCAAGAAAAGCCAAAGCAATGATCATACAGTGGGTGCCTGTAGAAGGATCCATAAAAGCCGAAGTTGTAATGCCCGATGCAACTGTTACAACAGGATTTGTAGAACCATCGGCTGTAAATGTTAAAGTGGATGATGTAGTACAGTTTGAAAGGTTTGGATTTGCACGTGTAGATAAGGTAACAGATAAAGAGATCCAGTTCTACTTTGCACATAAATGA
- a CDS encoding LL-diaminopimelate aminotransferase — translation MSVKINENYLLLKSNYIFAEINRRVEKFQKENPDAQVIKMGIGDVTRPLPKAVVDAFESAVLEMGQVESFMGYGPEQGYSFLREEIIEKDYKKLGVELSTDEIFISDAAKCDTANIQEIFGLENIIAVTDPVYPVYVDSNVMAGRSGPMQDNGQYKGIVYLPCTAENNFIPELPETPVDLIYLCLPNNPTGTALTREELTKWIDYAKENNSIILFDAAYEAYVTEEDIPRSIYEIEGAKEVAIEFRSFSKNAGFTGTRCAFTVVPKDITAVDSEGKTHDLNSLWNRRQTTKFNGVSYPVQVAAKAVYSPEGQKEIKESIEYYLKNAGIIRESMEKIGIKVYGGMNSPYIWVKTPENMDSWEFFDLLLNKANIVGTPGVGFGPSGEGYFRLTAFNTLENTIEAMNRISKLSI, via the coding sequence ATGTCTGTAAAAATCAATGAAAACTACCTGCTTTTGAAAAGCAACTATATATTTGCCGAGATCAACCGAAGAGTTGAAAAATTTCAAAAAGAAAATCCAGATGCACAGGTAATTAAAATGGGAATAGGAGATGTAACACGCCCACTTCCTAAGGCAGTTGTAGATGCATTTGAGAGTGCAGTACTTGAAATGGGACAGGTTGAATCATTTATGGGGTACGGACCAGAACAGGGCTACTCATTTTTGAGAGAAGAAATAATAGAAAAAGATTATAAAAAACTTGGAGTTGAATTGTCTACAGATGAAATTTTTATAAGTGATGCAGCCAAATGCGACACAGCCAATATACAAGAAATATTTGGACTTGAGAATATAATAGCAGTTACCGACCCTGTTTACCCAGTATATGTTGATAGTAATGTAATGGCAGGGAGAAGCGGCCCAATGCAGGATAATGGACAATACAAAGGAATTGTATATTTACCATGTACAGCTGAAAACAATTTCATACCAGAACTTCCAGAAACACCAGTTGATCTAATTTATCTCTGTCTGCCCAACAATCCCACTGGAACAGCTCTTACAAGAGAAGAGCTAACTAAATGGATTGATTATGCAAAAGAAAATAATTCAATAATCCTCTTTGATGCAGCCTACGAGGCATATGTAACTGAAGAAGATATACCTCGAAGTATTTATGAAATTGAAGGTGCTAAAGAAGTTGCAATAGAATTTAGAAGTTTCTCAAAAAATGCAGGATTTACAGGTACAAGATGTGCATTTACAGTTGTACCAAAAGATATAACAGCAGTTGATTCTGAAGGGAAGACACATGATCTTAATTCATTATGGAACAGACGTCAGACAACCAAATTCAATGGAGTGTCCTATCCGGTACAGGTAGCTGCCAAAGCAGTTTATTCACCAGAGGGTCAAAAAGAAATCAAGGAATCAATTGAATATTACCTTAAAAATGCAGGAATAATAAGGGAAAGTATGGAAAAAATTGGTATAAAAGTCTACGGTGGAATGAATTCACCGTATATTTGGGTTAAAACACCGGAAAATATGGATTCATGGGAATTTTTCGACTTACTCCTTAACAAGGCTAATATAGTTGGAACACCTGGTGTAGGATTTGGTCCAAGTGGAGAAGGTTATTTCAGGTTAACAGCTTTCAATACACTTGAAAATACTATAGAAGCCATGAATAGAATTTCTAAACTTTCTATTTAA
- a CDS encoding phage holin family protein, producing the protein MEDYDKKYHKSRFYWFWRTIILWIGSSLGFLMIAYLSVGLSLDSWESAFVAAGIVGILNALLWPILSRILLPFMVFTVGIGSLLINGALIWFATVFVGGISIDGAALILAPIGMAAISTLLAGIITIDDDASWYRAIRKNVKKFDKKNIKDKPGIVFMEIDGLAKNILLEAVEKGYMPTLKRWLDEGIHVLSGWETDLSSQTGASQAGILHGNNRDIVAFRWVEKENNNKFMVSTGLSDAPIVEERISDGNGLLSLNGASRSNLFSGDAKDVIFTFSKMKDLGKFYNRAWRYVFSNSSNFSRIISLFLYDCLLDYKSQLMHTIKNINPRIKRGFIYPFVRAGANVFLREITTLALIGDVLKGHVDVAYVTYLGYDEIAHHSGTRDKDSFNALKSIDKQFHRVEMASLLAHRKYKLVIHSDHGQTNGATFKQRYDLTLEELVRGLLPAEAQIFADMSPTTGDHFGVAFTAPGDRVKGYFKDKTEDVNEYIQKYRVKPKEVTQLDANVNVLASGNLGMVYLTDYTERLNYEQLIQIYPDLMPGLAQHTGIGFILVNSEKYGPLVIGNKGTYYLNDDTFEGENPLLNFGPNAADHIRRTNTFRYTPDVLVMSMYDPISNEVAAFEELVGSHGGIGGEQSYPFISHPSEWEIKNDLIGAEKVYQLFKSEIEKTIQ; encoded by the coding sequence ATGGAAGATTATGACAAGAAATATCATAAATCAAGATTTTATTGGTTTTGGCGTACAATAATACTTTGGATAGGTTCTTCATTAGGATTTCTCATGATTGCTTATCTTTCTGTTGGATTATCATTAGATTCATGGGAAAGTGCTTTTGTTGCTGCAGGGATTGTAGGTATATTAAATGCATTACTTTGGCCTATTTTATCTCGTATTTTACTCCCATTCATGGTTTTTACAGTAGGGATAGGTTCTTTGTTGATAAATGGGGCTTTAATCTGGTTTGCAACGGTTTTTGTTGGAGGCATCTCCATTGATGGTGCTGCCTTAATTTTAGCACCTATAGGAATGGCTGCAATTTCAACGTTACTCGCCGGTATCATAACCATAGATGATGATGCATCATGGTATAGAGCAATAAGAAAAAATGTCAAGAAATTTGATAAAAAAAATATAAAAGATAAACCGGGCATTGTATTCATGGAAATTGATGGCCTGGCAAAGAACATTCTATTGGAAGCAGTGGAAAAGGGATACATGCCCACTCTTAAAAGATGGTTAGATGAGGGTATACATGTATTAAGTGGATGGGAAACAGATCTTTCAAGCCAAACAGGTGCAAGCCAAGCAGGAATTTTACACGGTAACAATAGAGATATAGTAGCATTTCGCTGGGTTGAAAAGGAAAATAATAATAAATTCATGGTATCAACAGGGTTAAGTGATGCTCCAATTGTTGAAGAGAGAATATCAGATGGAAACGGATTACTTTCACTAAATGGTGCAAGCAGATCAAATCTTTTTTCAGGTGATGCAAAGGATGTTATATTTACATTCAGTAAAATGAAAGATTTAGGAAAATTTTATAACCGTGCATGGCGTTATGTTTTTTCTAATTCCTCTAACTTCAGCAGGATAATATCCCTATTTTTATACGATTGTCTTCTTGATTACAAATCACAGTTAATGCACACAATAAAAAATATTAATCCACGTATTAAACGTGGATTTATCTATCCGTTTGTAAGGGCAGGTGCCAATGTATTTTTACGAGAAATAACAACTTTAGCGCTGATTGGTGATGTTCTTAAAGGACATGTTGACGTGGCATATGTTACATATCTAGGTTATGATGAAATTGCCCACCATTCTGGTACAAGGGATAAAGATTCATTTAATGCCCTTAAAAGTATTGATAAACAGTTCCACCGTGTGGAAATGGCTTCATTACTTGCCCACAGAAAGTATAAATTGGTTATACATTCTGATCATGGTCAAACTAATGGTGCAACATTCAAACAACGCTATGATCTAACATTAGAAGAACTAGTTAGAGGATTACTCCCTGCTGAAGCTCAAATATTTGCAGACATGTCTCCAACTACAGGAGACCACTTCGGAGTGGCATTCACAGCACCAGGAGATAGGGTTAAAGGTTATTTCAAAGATAAAACAGAAGATGTTAACGAATATATACAAAAATATAGAGTGAAACCTAAAGAAGTAACCCAGCTTGATGCTAATGTAAACGTACTGGCTTCGGGTAATTTGGGAATGGTATATTTAACAGATTACACTGAAAGACTCAACTATGAACAGTTGATACAGATATATCCAGATCTTATGCCCGGTCTTGCACAACATACTGGAATAGGATTTATACTTGTTAATTCTGAGAAATATGGCCCACTAGTAATTGGTAATAAAGGAACTTATTATTTAAATGATGATACTTTTGAAGGAGAGAATCCTCTTCTTAACTTCGGCCCAAATGCAGCGGATCATATAAGAAGAACGAATACATTCAGATACACTCCAGATGTACTGGTTATGAGTATGTATGATCCTATAAGCAATGAAGTAGCAGCATTTGAAGAGCTGGTTGGTAGTCATGGTGGAATTGGAGGCGAACAATCCTATCCATTTATTTCACATCCATCTGAATGGGAAATTAAAAACGATCTAATCGGTGCTGAAAAAGTATACCAATTATTCAAATCTGAGATAGAAAAAACAATTCA